The following are encoded together in the Phaseolus vulgaris cultivar G19833 chromosome 9, P. vulgaris v2.0, whole genome shotgun sequence genome:
- the LOC137821392 gene encoding LOW QUALITY PROTEIN: fasciclin-like arabinogalactan protein 4 (The sequence of the model RefSeq protein was modified relative to this genomic sequence to represent the inferred CDS: inserted 1 base in 1 codon) produces MNRREEEKPAMPSPSSHYGFSITQNALSLFFLFYLLTVPPPSTALNFTALLSTVPDLSQFTALLASATPLLADLSDRSSLSILAVPNAYLAADDHLARHHLSPAALADVLRYHVLLQFLSWSDLRALXPAGKLVTTLLQTTGRATDNFGSVNLTRDPQSGLVSIRSPAPYSPSNVTVLSLVKTLPYNVTIFAVNSLLIPYGLDLMASETRPNIVLNITKALIDGHNFNVAASMLAASGVVQEFEADEGGAGITLFVPVDDAFADLPPSVALQSLPADKKGVVLKFHVLHSYYPLGSLESVVNPFQPTLATEAMGAGSFTLNISRVNGSVAINTGIVQASVTQTVFDQNPVAIFGVSKVLLPREIFGRNPIVTAKPLEGAPPPDDDALSPENSPGFGGQPSHLSSPPGFREDVRSHGGGGGSLSFVVFLCCIGLYLVV; encoded by the exons ATGAAcagaagagaagaagagaaaCCAGCAATGCCTTCTCCATCATCTCATTATGGATTTTCGATTACCCAAAATGCCCTTTcactctttttcttattttacctCCTAACGGTCCCACCTCCCTCCACCGCTCTCAACTTCACCGCGCTCCTCTCCACCGTGCCGGACCTCTCCCAATTCACCGCGCTCCTCGCCTCCGCAACGCCTCTTCTCGCGGATCTCTCCGACCGCTCCTCCCTCTCCATCCTCGCCGTCCCCAACGCCTATCTCGCCGCCGACGACCACCTCGCCCGCCACCACCTCTCCCCCGCCGCCCTCGCTGATGTCCTCCGCTACCACGTCCTCCTCCAGTTCCTCTCATGGTCAGACCTCCGCGCCC CCCCCGCCGGGAAACTCGTCACCACGCTCCTCCAAACAACCGGACGCGCCACCGACAACTTCGGCTCCGTGAACCTCACGCGCGACCCCCAATCCGGCCTCGTCTCGATCCGCTCCCCCGCCCCCTACTCCCCCTCGAACGTCACCGTTTTGTCCCTCGTCAAAACCCTACCCTACAACGTCACCATTTTCGCCGTCAATTCCCTCCTCATCCCCTACGGCCTTGACCTCATGGCATCCGAAACCCGCCCCAACATCGTCCTCAACATCACCAAAGCCCTAATCGACGGCCACAACTTCAACGTCGCCGCCTCCATGCTTGCGGCCTCCGGCGTAGTTCAG GAATTTGAGGCTGATGAGGGTGGTGCTGGAATCACTCTTTTCGTACCTGTGGATGATGCCTTTGCCGATCTTCCACCCTCTGTTGCCCTTCAGTCTCTGCCTGCAGATAAAAAAGGGGTGGTTCTTAAATTCCATGTTCTTCATTCCTATTACCCTCTTGGCTCGCTTGAATCAGTTGTTAACCCCTTCCAACCCACCCTCGCTACTGAGGCCATGGGTGCTGGTAGCTTCACACTCAACATTTCGCGTGTGAATGGCTCTGTTGCCATCAACACCGGCATTGTGCAGGCCTCAGTTACGCAGACCGTCTTTGATCAGAACCCTGTTGCCATTTTTGGGGTTTCCAAGGTTCTCTTGCCGAGGGAGATTTTTGGCAGGAATCCAATTGTCACTGCCAAGCCTCTTGAAGGTGCTCCTCCGCCGGATGATGATGCGTTGTCACCAGAGAATTCGCCGGGATTTGGTGGACAGCCCTCGCACCTATCGTCACCGCCGGGGTTTCGCGAAGATGTGCGGTCtcatggtggtggtggtggttccTTGtcctttgttgtttttctttgctGTATAGGATTGTATCTTGTGGTATAG